In the Novosphingobium sp. 9 genome, one interval contains:
- a CDS encoding 2OG-Fe(II) oxygenase gives MLADPFTLNPALNPEHLGEVYRQRCRVRIAGFLGNDGPQRLLTDLDARTDWRQVFNSGSKLYELDRPARESMTQDQREALDGAIHAQAREGFQYRYETVRVPDGKAARAASTDILARFADWLSSEAALSFLRQITGHEDIRFADTQATAYAPGDFLTAHTDNVAGKDRRAAFVLSLNAGWRAEWGGLLMFHGENGSFEGVAPAFNTLDLLAVPQSHSVSYVAPSAARRRLSITGWLRAQEQPA, from the coding sequence ATGCTTGCCGACCCGTTCACGCTCAATCCCGCCCTCAATCCCGAACATCTCGGCGAGGTCTACCGCCAGCGCTGCCGGGTTCGCATCGCCGGCTTCCTCGGCAACGACGGCCCGCAACGGCTGTTGACTGACCTTGACGCCCGCACCGACTGGCGACAGGTCTTCAACAGCGGCAGCAAGCTCTACGAACTCGACCGCCCTGCCCGCGAGAGTATGACGCAGGATCAGCGCGAGGCGCTGGATGGTGCCATCCATGCCCAGGCGCGCGAGGGTTTCCAGTATCGCTACGAGACGGTCCGCGTCCCCGATGGCAAAGCCGCGCGCGCGGCCAGCACCGACATCCTCGCGCGCTTTGCCGATTGGCTGTCGAGCGAGGCGGCTTTGTCGTTTCTCAGGCAGATCACCGGGCACGAGGACATCCGCTTCGCCGATACGCAGGCGACCGCCTATGCGCCCGGCGACTTTCTGACCGCCCACACCGATAACGTCGCGGGCAAGGATCGCCGCGCGGCTTTCGTGCTCAGCCTCAATGCAGGCTGGCGAGCGGAATGGGGCGGCTTGCTGATGTTCCACGGCGAAAACGGCAGCTTCGAGGGCGTGGCGCCCGCGTTCAACACACTCGACCTGCTGGCCGTACCGCAATCGCACAGCGTCTCCTACGTTGCGCCATCTGCCGCGCGGCGACGGCTCTCGATCACCGGGTGGCTGCGCGCACAGGAACAGCCTGCGTGA
- a CDS encoding MipA/OmpV family protein, which translates to MRAAGKLDVGINVGGNAGVNFNKLLNPYDQLTVGADVLWDVNGASGGMQINPNVTYKTPVSKAALVILNVGARHVDDDYAKYYYSVNATQSANSGLPLYNAKGGWDSWHTAMIVGYDLSGDLRDGGFEVFLFGNYMRMLNDASATPYTSIRGSANNWTGGVGVGYTF; encoded by the coding sequence GTGCGCGCGGCGGGCAAGCTGGATGTCGGCATCAACGTGGGCGGCAACGCGGGCGTGAACTTCAACAAGCTGCTCAATCCCTATGACCAGCTGACGGTCGGCGCGGACGTGCTGTGGGACGTCAACGGCGCGTCGGGCGGCATGCAGATAAACCCGAACGTGACCTACAAGACCCCGGTCAGCAAGGCCGCGCTGGTGATCCTCAATGTCGGCGCGCGCCATGTCGATGACGATTACGCCAAGTACTATTACTCGGTGAACGCCACGCAGAGCGCCAACAGCGGGCTGCCGCTCTACAACGCCAAGGGCGGCTGGGACAGCTGGCACACCGCGATGATCGTGGGCTACGACCTGTCGGGCGACTTGCGCGACGGCGGCTTCGAAGTGTTCCTTTTCGGCAACTACATGCGCATGCTGAACGACGCTTCGGCAACGCCCTATACCTCGATCCGCGGCAGCGCCAATAACTGGACCGGCGGCGTGGGCGTGGGCTACACGTTCTGA
- a CDS encoding GNAT family N-acetyltransferase — MKTLTISDATSADAEAIAAIFAHYVLESTATFETVPPDEPEIARRIAAVTGDGYPFVVSRDEEDGQILGFAFGTRYAPRVGYRYAVETTIYVRPDCVRHGIGSALLDALIESCEARGLRQAFAIIAESEPASVILHARHGFRPVGTLEGAGWKHGKWLDVFIMQRALGAGKDTLPED; from the coding sequence ATGAAGACTTTGACGATCAGCGATGCAACGTCGGCAGACGCCGAAGCCATCGCCGCCATCTTTGCGCATTATGTGCTCGAAAGCACGGCAACTTTCGAGACGGTCCCGCCTGACGAGCCAGAGATCGCCCGCCGAATCGCGGCGGTGACGGGGGACGGTTATCCGTTCGTCGTCTCGCGCGACGAAGAGGACGGGCAGATCCTCGGCTTCGCGTTCGGCACGCGCTATGCCCCGCGCGTTGGCTATCGCTATGCCGTGGAGACGACGATCTATGTCCGGCCGGACTGCGTGCGCCACGGCATCGGCTCGGCACTGCTCGATGCCCTGATCGAAAGCTGCGAGGCACGCGGGCTGCGGCAGGCCTTTGCGATTATCGCCGAATCCGAACCGGCTTCCGTTATCCTTCACGCGCGCCACGGATTCCGGCCGGTGGGCACGCTGGAGGGAGCGGGGTGGAAGCATGGCAAGTGGCTCGATGTCTTCATCATGCAGCGGGCTCTCGGGGCTGGCAAGGATACCCTTCCGGAAGATTGA
- a CDS encoding MipA/OmpV family protein: protein MKTKQAFRVLCGTALAATAALAAVPAFAQSSTDSSASISSDASVTAPTKNVLAGNHVTIGVGVAYTPSYDGSNNMSATPFPAIQAHLWGIDVNPRPGGVSLDLIPSPDDAKVSFNLGPVATYTGNRASGSRTRWCARRASWMSASTWAATRA from the coding sequence ATGAAGACCAAACAGGCATTCCGTGTCCTTTGCGGCACCGCGCTCGCCGCCACCGCCGCGCTGGCTGCGGTTCCCGCGTTCGCCCAGTCCTCCACCGACTCGTCCGCCAGTATTTCCAGCGACGCGTCGGTAACGGCGCCGACGAAGAACGTGCTCGCGGGTAACCACGTCACGATCGGCGTGGGTGTGGCCTATACGCCGAGCTATGACGGCTCGAACAACATGAGCGCCACGCCGTTTCCCGCCATCCAGGCGCATCTGTGGGGCATCGACGTCAATCCGCGTCCGGGCGGTGTCTCGCTTGACCTGATCCCGTCGCCCGACGACGCCAAGGTCAGCTTCAATCTCGGCCCGGTCGCCACCTATACCGGCAACCGTGCCTCGGGATCAAGGACCCGGTGGTGCGCGCGGCGGGCAAGCTGGATGTCGGCATCAACGTGGGCGGCAACGCGGGCGTGA
- a CDS encoding GNAT family N-acetyltransferase, producing MSEPAITIRPLTLDDLPAALAIQQVAYPAFLVEPAEAFASRLTLPASYCLAAERDDTLIAYLLAHGWQDSAPPLVGAVLTTEGTAEVLFLHDLAVSQAARGSGIGRRLVEQALAMAARDGLPRAQLIAVEGAAPYWRALGFAEGAMSQALADKVRGYGASARWMERGLG from the coding sequence GTGAGCGAGCCCGCCATCACTATCCGGCCTCTGACCCTGGACGATCTGCCCGCCGCACTGGCGATCCAGCAGGTGGCCTATCCGGCGTTTCTGGTCGAGCCTGCCGAGGCTTTTGCCAGCCGCCTGACACTGCCCGCCAGCTATTGTCTTGCTGCCGAGCGGGACGACACGCTGATCGCCTATCTCCTCGCCCACGGCTGGCAGGACAGCGCCCCGCCCCTGGTCGGCGCGGTGCTGACGACAGAGGGCACCGCCGAAGTGCTGTTCCTCCACGACCTTGCGGTGTCGCAGGCCGCGCGCGGATCGGGCATCGGGCGGCGGCTGGTCGAACAGGCCCTCGCGATGGCCGCGCGCGACGGCCTGCCCCGCGCCCAGCTGATCGCGGTCGAAGGTGCCGCCCCCTACTGGCGAGCGCTGGGCTTCGCGGAGGGCGCGATGTCGCAGGCGCTTGCCGACAAAGTCAGGGGATACGGCGCAAGTGCGCGCTGGATGGAGAGGGGCTTGGGGTGA
- a CDS encoding uracil-DNA glycosylase family protein, translating into MTAPLDTLLTEIRACTLCEDALGFAPRPFVAASESARMLIIGQAPGSRVHASGIGWDDDSGDRLRGWLGLDKAAFYDVSTIAQMPSGLCYPGKASGGDKPPRPECAPRWHPPLLAAMPQVRLTLLVGQYAQKRYLPRGFARNLTEAVARWQDAPEGVIPLPHPAWRSRIWMAKHPWFEAELLPALRARVQEVLPNDLG; encoded by the coding sequence ATGACCGCCCCGCTCGATACCCTGCTGACCGAGATCCGCGCCTGCACGCTGTGCGAAGACGCGCTCGGGTTCGCGCCACGCCCCTTCGTGGCGGCAAGCGAAAGCGCGCGGATGCTCATCATCGGGCAGGCGCCGGGCAGCCGGGTCCATGCCAGCGGCATCGGTTGGGACGATGACAGCGGCGACCGGCTGCGCGGCTGGCTCGGGCTCGACAAGGCGGCGTTCTACGATGTGTCGACAATCGCGCAGATGCCCTCGGGCCTGTGCTATCCCGGCAAGGCGAGTGGCGGGGACAAGCCGCCGCGCCCCGAATGTGCGCCGCGCTGGCATCCACCGCTGCTCGCCGCGATGCCGCAGGTGCGCCTGACGCTGCTGGTCGGCCAATATGCCCAGAAACGCTACCTGCCGCGCGGCTTTGCCAGGAACCTCACCGAAGCGGTGGCGCGCTGGCAGGACGCGCCCGAGGGCGTGATCCCGCTGCCCCACCCGGCCTGGCGCAGCCGGATATGGATGGCGAAGCACCCGTGGTTCGAAGCGGAGCTGCTCCCCGCCCTGCGAGCGCGGGTGCAGGAGGTGCTCCCCAATGACCTTGGCTGA
- a CDS encoding transcriptional regulator, protein MSQLDMVLHPPARLQIGAVLAQTTEVEFARLREIAGVSDSVLSKHLSALVEAGYVTLKKSPMDGRQRTWAMFTRAGRKAFAAHIAALKAIVAAASPDALAPEKAAAKEDQNV, encoded by the coding sequence ATGAGCCAGCTCGACATGGTGCTCCATCCCCCGGCGCGATTGCAGATCGGCGCGGTGCTGGCCCAGACGACGGAAGTGGAATTCGCCCGGCTGCGCGAGATCGCGGGCGTATCGGATTCGGTGCTGTCCAAGCATCTCTCCGCGCTGGTCGAGGCGGGGTACGTGACGCTGAAGAAATCGCCGATGGACGGGCGGCAGCGCACCTGGGCGATGTTTACCAGAGCCGGACGGAAGGCCTTCGCAGCGCATATTGCCGCGCTGAAAGCGATCGTCGCGGCGGCCTCGCCCGATGCCCTGGCACCGGAAAAGGCCGCCGCGAAAGAGGATCAGAACGTGTAG